The following proteins come from a genomic window of Martelella lutilitoris:
- a CDS encoding site-specific integrase, with protein sequence MEISKETTCLDCYLESFEKSLSFQNYKPTTLNNYRCLLRRFGRLLDAEGITPSALTPDLAVELGQRLPATPKSQVKIPNLARLFVTHLIEIGVATRPPLTPAQADRAELLGNFEIYLVRQRGLSPRTIYHVLRFADRFLDYRFGENLLDLPALNVKDIVAFMEYLLTRKRPFRDKTPATHLRSFFQYLFAQGLTTTNLSLCVPRVHRSWGARLPRYLSPEEVEAVVTSVRGNPRRGTRDYAMLLLMARLGLHAPEIIAIQLDDIDWRAGELMVRGKGQQHDRLPIPPDVGEAISEYLREDRSSATTRTLFVTHRAPNRPFKDSQVINAILKEAFAATGVKPPTPYVGSHVLRHSLATNMVRAGASLEEIGDLLRHRSRATKMIYAKLDTEGLRSIAQPWPVAEAAR encoded by the coding sequence ATGGAAATATCCAAGGAAACTACCTGCCTCGATTGCTATCTCGAATCGTTCGAGAAAAGTCTTTCATTCCAAAACTACAAGCCAACCACGCTGAACAACTATCGTTGCCTGCTTCGGCGGTTCGGTCGCTTGCTCGACGCCGAGGGCATCACTCCGTCGGCGTTGACGCCAGACCTTGCCGTCGAGTTGGGGCAGAGATTGCCGGCCACGCCGAAGAGCCAGGTGAAGATCCCCAATCTCGCAAGGCTGTTCGTCACGCACCTGATTGAAATAGGTGTTGCGACACGACCGCCTCTGACGCCCGCGCAGGCCGACCGCGCAGAACTGCTGGGCAACTTCGAAATCTATCTCGTCCGGCAGCGGGGTCTCAGCCCGCGCACGATCTATCATGTGCTCCGGTTCGCGGACCGCTTCCTTGATTATCGCTTCGGCGAGAACCTGCTCGATCTACCAGCGCTGAACGTCAAGGATATCGTGGCGTTCATGGAGTATCTTTTGACGCGCAAGCGGCCGTTCCGCGACAAGACACCGGCCACGCATCTGCGCAGCTTCTTCCAGTATCTGTTCGCTCAGGGCCTCACGACGACCAACCTGTCGCTCTGCGTCCCTCGCGTGCATAGATCCTGGGGCGCAAGGCTCCCTCGATACCTGTCGCCTGAGGAGGTGGAGGCCGTTGTGACCTCGGTGCGCGGCAATCCACGGCGCGGCACCCGTGACTACGCCATGCTGTTGCTGATGGCGCGCCTCGGCCTGCATGCGCCGGAGATCATCGCAATCCAGTTGGATGACATCGACTGGCGCGCCGGCGAACTGATGGTTCGTGGGAAAGGCCAGCAACATGATCGGCTGCCTATCCCGCCGGACGTCGGCGAAGCGATCAGCGAATACCTACGTGAGGATCGCTCCTCCGCAACCACACGCACGCTGTTCGTGACGCATCGAGCACCCAATCGCCCGTTCAAGGACAGCCAGGTCATCAACGCCATATTGAAGGAGGCATTCGCGGCGACGGGCGTGAAGCCGCCAACACCCTACGTCGGATCACATGTTCTACGCCACAGCCTGGCAACGAACATGGTCCGTGCCGGGGCGTCGCTGGAGGAGATCGGCGATCTGCTGCGACATAGGTCGCGGGCGACGAAGATGATCTACGCAAAGCTCGACACGGAGGGTCTGCGTTCCATTGCCCAGCCCTGGCCGGTCGCGGAGGCGGCACGATGA
- a CDS encoding tyrosine-type recombinase/integrase yields the protein MSFLTEMDRYLTIRRQLGADLSTDERILRRFVTFADRDGAQHVSTSLVMRWLESLPSASAGTRATRFRVARQFAEWLHGIDPRHETPPRGLVPGRVQRSHPYIYSDAEIVAIIEHARMLPSVYGLRGLTCSTLFGLIAVTGLRISEALALDPADLDVESGVLRIRQGKLGKERLLPLDPSVVLRLESYGRERDRLLGGRPEAFFVNCEGRRFGDCSARYNFAHVCQQIGLRESQLYLRHGRRPRIHDLRHTFAVRTMLSWYRSGKDVGREMIKLTTWLGHANPAHTYWYLEAVPELLELASARITGAVAEEETR from the coding sequence ATGAGCTTCCTCACCGAAATGGACCGATACCTCACCATCAGACGGCAGCTCGGCGCCGATCTCAGCACCGATGAACGGATATTGCGCCGCTTCGTCACGTTTGCCGACCGTGATGGGGCGCAACACGTCAGCACAAGCCTCGTCATGCGCTGGCTCGAAAGCCTGCCTTCCGCCAGCGCCGGAACAAGGGCGACACGCTTCAGGGTCGCCCGCCAGTTTGCCGAATGGTTGCACGGCATTGACCCAAGGCACGAAACTCCACCACGGGGATTGGTGCCAGGCCGCGTTCAGCGTTCTCACCCCTATATCTACAGCGATGCCGAAATCGTTGCGATCATCGAGCATGCGCGAATGCTGCCTTCGGTCTACGGCCTTCGCGGGCTGACCTGCTCGACGCTGTTCGGCCTGATCGCCGTGACCGGGCTTAGGATCAGCGAAGCTCTTGCTCTTGACCCTGCCGACCTTGATGTAGAATCCGGCGTGCTTCGCATCCGGCAAGGCAAGCTTGGCAAGGAACGGTTGCTGCCGCTGGACCCAAGCGTCGTACTACGGCTGGAAAGCTATGGTCGCGAGCGGGACCGGCTGCTCGGGGGCAGGCCGGAGGCATTCTTCGTGAACTGTGAAGGGCGTCGATTTGGCGACTGCAGTGCACGCTACAACTTCGCGCATGTCTGCCAGCAGATCGGACTGCGAGAATCGCAGCTTTATCTTCGGCACGGTCGTCGCCCGCGCATCCACGATCTTCGTCATACCTTCGCGGTGCGGACCATGCTGAGCTGGTATAGATCAGGCAAAGACGTCGGCCGCGAGATGATCAAGCTGACGACATGGCTAGGTCATGCGAACCCCGCCCACACATACTGGTATCTGGAAGCGGTACCAGAACTGCTGGAACTGGCCTCGGCCCGAATAACCGGCGCAGTAGCGGAGGAGGAAACCCGATGA
- a CDS encoding thermonuclease family protein — MKRMRSKFLLGLAGAIAIIAAIPEAGSIAQSIGVPKSVLREIGRQAEKYGRQTTIVTSAGEISVYDGDTIKIDGQRMRLLDIDTPEISKPRCSYEEKVGYQARDRLRALIGQAGTVEIIDSGTTDKYGRNLIHVEVDGRDAGQILVREGLALRYRGGSAAWNERKRHWCG, encoded by the coding sequence ATGAAACGCATGCGATCCAAATTTTTGCTCGGTCTTGCCGGCGCCATCGCCATCATTGCCGCCATTCCGGAGGCCGGCAGCATTGCCCAATCGATCGGCGTCCCGAAATCGGTCCTTCGGGAGATCGGCCGGCAGGCTGAAAAATACGGCCGGCAAACAACGATCGTGACCAGCGCCGGCGAAATCAGCGTCTACGACGGGGACACCATCAAAATTGATGGTCAGCGTATGCGGTTGCTTGATATCGACACGCCCGAAATCTCAAAGCCGCGGTGCAGCTACGAGGAAAAGGTGGGGTATCAGGCCCGAGACAGATTGCGGGCGCTGATCGGTCAGGCCGGGACCGTCGAAATCATCGACAGCGGGACAACCGACAAATACGGTCGGAATTTGATCCATGTCGAGGTTGACGGAAGGGACGCTGGGCAAATTCTCGTCAGAGAGGGGCTTGCACTTCGATATCGGGGCGGGTCGGCCGCCTGGAACGAGCGGAAGCGCCATTGGTGCGGGTGA
- the repC gene encoding plasmid replication protein RepC has product MLKSSTGWRKQTPERAYFSDLAAKAPIGDHSRAEIRRLLNRIRPVLKTNTTQMLLLNILFDATYYQDWKNGSQPIVWLSNEAMARQLNISVNATRAALRSLTDMGIISHYDSANCRRSGQRDRSGRIVHAHGISLALLEARFDELTAKADRYDLDNQRRRVLRNDITSLRRDIMATLEIAKETVKPSRWHSIAQRFDQLRAFLGKIGRASVEHLERMHRDFERLWKTLNALVMSDLDKKTDTKVSLSGHLLEPTTQPENVSCNDEWSCADAQRSGFHADSAYGAERMALENEPRQAEGHEQPEKSVKSGRRIDLRTVLTACPIITELSTEPLRSWRDLDAYAAELRPMLGVSAHAWAEMRTVAGQGLAALALAITAQKQADGEVSSPGGYLRGMARKAKAGDLHLEKSLNGLLARKLAAQQTCAAPIQ; this is encoded by the coding sequence ATGTTAAAATCATCGACCGGGTGGCGAAAACAGACACCCGAGCGCGCCTATTTTTCCGATCTCGCGGCCAAGGCCCCGATCGGAGACCATAGCCGCGCCGAAATCAGGCGGCTCCTGAACCGCATACGTCCCGTTCTGAAAACGAATACCACGCAGATGCTGCTCCTCAATATCCTGTTCGACGCCACCTATTACCAGGACTGGAAAAACGGATCTCAGCCGATCGTTTGGCTGTCCAACGAGGCCATGGCCCGCCAGCTCAATATCAGCGTCAACGCGACACGCGCCGCGCTACGGTCACTGACCGACATGGGCATCATCTCGCATTACGACAGCGCCAATTGCCGGCGATCCGGCCAGCGCGATCGTTCCGGCCGCATCGTTCATGCTCACGGCATCAGCCTCGCTTTGCTCGAAGCGCGGTTTGATGAGCTGACAGCGAAAGCCGACAGGTACGACCTGGACAATCAGCGCCGCCGCGTCCTCCGCAACGACATTACGTCACTGCGCCGCGATATCATGGCAACGCTCGAAATCGCCAAGGAGACGGTCAAGCCGTCGCGCTGGCATTCGATTGCCCAGCGCTTCGACCAGCTCAGGGCCTTTCTCGGAAAGATCGGCCGCGCCAGCGTCGAGCATCTGGAGCGGATGCACCGCGATTTCGAACGCCTTTGGAAGACGCTCAATGCCCTCGTCATGAGTGACTTGGACAAGAAAACTGACACCAAGGTGTCCCTGAGCGGACACCTATTAGAACCTACAACCCAACCTGAAAACGTATCTTGTAATGACGAATGGAGTTGCGCTGACGCGCAACGCTCTGGTTTTCACGCTGACAGCGCCTACGGCGCTGAAAGAATGGCTCTTGAAAATGAGCCTCGGCAAGCTGAGGGGCATGAGCAACCCGAAAAATCAGTGAAATCCGGCCGACGGATAGATCTGCGAACCGTGCTGACGGCATGCCCGATTATCACCGAGCTTTCCACCGAGCCGCTGCGAAGCTGGCGCGATCTCGACGCATACGCCGCTGAACTTCGCCCGATGCTCGGCGTGTCGGCCCATGCCTGGGCGGAAATGCGAACGGTCGCAGGGCAAGGGCTCGCTGCGCTCGCCCTTGCCATCACCGCCCAAAAACAAGCGGACGGCGAAGTCAGTTCGCCGGGCGGCTATCTTCGGGGAATGGCCAGGAAGGCGAAGGCCGGCGATTTGCATCTCGAAAAATCCCTGAACGGGCTGCTAGCTCGAAAATTGGCCGCGCAGCAGACGTGCGCGGCGCCGATCCAGTAG
- the icmT gene encoding IcmT/TraK family protein — MAESSFNIYGTPVYWRETVRTPRLLIFDARLIFFFLLLTLHLRLWTFIALVLACCGFWLIERYGYAFPNALRAIRSLVAGRQHPALPGYRYRSMIDYGFETREVQG; from the coding sequence ATGGCGGAAAGCAGCTTCAACATCTACGGCACGCCGGTTTACTGGCGGGAAACAGTGCGAACGCCGCGCCTGCTTATCTTCGATGCCCGCCTGATATTCTTCTTCCTGCTTTTGACATTGCACCTGCGGCTATGGACCTTCATCGCACTGGTCCTCGCGTGTTGCGGGTTCTGGCTCATCGAGCGCTATGGGTATGCTTTCCCGAATGCACTGAGGGCCATTCGCAGCCTTGTTGCTGGCCGCCAACACCCCGCCCTGCCCGGCTACAGATACCGCTCAATGATCGACTATGGCTTTGAGACGCGTGAGGTTCAGGGATGA
- a CDS encoding DotG/IcmE/VirB10 family protein, translating into MTDAENRSDEIHNNPDTSETPQAAPEVETESPMNDERRSTIDRSAQRNNRIVYGGILVIAVGLGFVLWQSYSSSPVPSSSVARPPNVESTPGGEQQGRSERYQNTLDQSNELGAKTAFENDESFIATPDEAMRSIDTIGQRKDPPPVKRPVAPANVIERRVQPVEYRTADRRQPPKPQTDYRRIDQLASAMSAQQQGLLQSWQPVASQATVVIEQDLYTPPEPLAASNGQGGGNGSAQASGSSSVQTYAVAGDTVMARIQNASDSDTPGPVIAEIISGPLDGARAIGAFEVNKTQSALVIQFDRIVMPDGANYDTSAYAIDAQQSTIAVKTDIDRRYFQRYGGKLAAAFISGLSGSLSQPQQQYVGISDNIGSIITNKPTVNESIYAGFAAAGDAISSDLNNNAPNGPLVKVRAGQMIGILFLENVGVAN; encoded by the coding sequence ATGACCGATGCAGAAAACCGATCTGACGAGATCCACAACAACCCCGATACCAGCGAAACGCCCCAGGCCGCACCGGAAGTCGAGACTGAATCGCCCATGAACGATGAACGGCGTTCCACGATCGATCGGAGCGCGCAGCGCAACAATCGCATTGTCTACGGCGGTATTCTCGTGATCGCGGTCGGTCTTGGTTTCGTTCTGTGGCAGAGCTATTCGTCTTCGCCCGTTCCATCGTCGAGCGTTGCACGCCCACCGAATGTCGAGAGTACACCCGGCGGCGAACAGCAAGGAAGGTCGGAGCGCTACCAGAATACGCTCGATCAGTCGAACGAGCTCGGTGCCAAGACCGCTTTCGAAAACGACGAAAGCTTCATCGCGACACCTGACGAAGCCATGCGGTCGATCGACACGATTGGGCAGAGGAAAGATCCGCCGCCGGTCAAACGGCCCGTCGCGCCCGCCAATGTCATTGAGCGTCGCGTCCAGCCTGTTGAGTACCGAACCGCCGATCGGCGGCAGCCCCCCAAACCGCAGACTGACTATCGACGCATCGATCAGCTTGCGAGCGCCATGAGCGCGCAACAGCAAGGATTGCTTCAGTCCTGGCAGCCTGTGGCCTCACAGGCAACGGTTGTCATTGAACAGGACCTGTATACGCCGCCTGAACCGCTCGCAGCCAGCAATGGACAGGGCGGTGGCAATGGTTCTGCCCAGGCGTCCGGATCTTCGTCGGTTCAAACCTATGCGGTCGCCGGCGACACTGTCATGGCGCGTATCCAGAACGCTTCCGATTCCGATACGCCCGGACCGGTGATCGCCGAGATCATCAGTGGCCCCCTTGATGGCGCCCGCGCCATTGGCGCTTTTGAGGTGAACAAGACGCAGAGCGCGCTCGTCATCCAGTTCGATCGGATCGTGATGCCCGATGGCGCAAACTACGACACCAGCGCCTACGCGATCGATGCACAGCAGTCGACCATCGCCGTGAAAACTGACATCGACCGTCGTTATTTTCAGCGCTACGGCGGTAAACTGGCGGCCGCGTTCATATCCGGTCTGAGCGGCTCTCTGTCTCAACCGCAACAGCAATATGTCGGCATTTCCGACAATATTGGCTCCATCATCACCAACAAGCCGACGGTGAACGAAAGCATCTATGCCGGCTTCGCCGCAGCTGGCGACGCCATTTCCAGCGACCTCAACAACAACGCGCCGAACGGACCCCTGGTCAAGGTTCGGGCCGGTCAAATGATCGGCATCCTGTTCCTTGAAAATGTCGGAGTGGCGAACTGA
- a CDS encoding DotH/IcmK family type IV secretion protein has translation MTMRTSGALLCVLLATTTPARAQDAPSGLAQAAAQGTQRAEQINQQRADQQQYEQPDSEFPVIGSDHLLKSLDELDRPLSPEEITAYGAAVQSQMPMAPELIRDYKRRVNESQKAAAQPAAGFRPKAISDQVQVSLEASAQTTAIKTSPGTISNLAFFDRTGKAWPIASYGVGRPNAFQVYAMQEGSNQLMITPLLPHAFTNLTVSLVGEDRPLIIDVETNEKVTQYRRDYQVDGLGPNAHVSTAVSAPPSRASNQVMMAFVQGAGIPQNATRLSTDEPSVSAWRYGKDLYIRTTSTLLSPSWTESLTGPGSVHAYKLKPTPVALISSDGSVKKVRIFQ, from the coding sequence ATGACAATGCGTACTTCAGGCGCCCTTCTATGCGTTCTTCTGGCGACCACGACACCCGCTCGCGCGCAGGACGCGCCGAGCGGACTTGCCCAGGCGGCTGCACAAGGCACGCAGCGCGCCGAACAGATTAATCAGCAGCGCGCCGACCAGCAACAATACGAGCAGCCCGACAGCGAGTTTCCTGTCATTGGGTCCGACCACCTACTCAAGTCGCTGGATGAGTTGGATCGCCCGCTTTCGCCGGAAGAAATCACGGCTTACGGCGCTGCGGTTCAATCTCAAATGCCGATGGCCCCCGAGTTGATCCGCGACTACAAGCGGCGAGTGAATGAAAGCCAGAAAGCCGCAGCTCAACCCGCGGCTGGATTTCGGCCGAAGGCGATCTCTGATCAGGTTCAGGTTTCGCTTGAGGCATCCGCACAAACCACCGCTATCAAAACCTCGCCTGGAACGATCTCCAACCTTGCCTTCTTTGACCGCACCGGAAAGGCTTGGCCTATTGCCAGCTATGGCGTCGGTCGCCCCAATGCGTTTCAGGTCTATGCGATGCAGGAGGGGAGCAATCAGCTCATGATCACGCCGCTTCTCCCGCATGCCTTCACAAACCTGACCGTTTCTCTGGTCGGTGAGGACCGGCCATTAATTATCGACGTCGAAACAAACGAAAAGGTCACGCAATATCGGCGCGACTATCAGGTCGACGGTCTTGGCCCGAATGCGCATGTTTCCACGGCCGTCAGCGCTCCGCCGAGCCGCGCCTCCAACCAGGTCATGATGGCGTTCGTCCAAGGCGCCGGCATTCCACAAAATGCCACGAGGCTTTCCACGGACGAACCGTCCGTATCGGCATGGCGATACGGAAAGGATCTCTACATCCGCACGACCAGCACGCTGCTTTCACCATCCTGGACTGAAAGCCTGACCGGTCCTGGCTCGGTGCACGCCTACAAGCTCAAACCGACGCCCGTTGCACTGATCTCGTCCGATGGCTCTGTCAAGAAAGTGAGAATTTTCCAATGA
- a CDS encoding type IVB secretion system apparatus protein IcmL/DotI: protein MSEQSYGALETVMKRTQTYRTAFRVMSVISCALLVTTVVSVGAAAYLATHRPEPRYFATTTNGQILPLVALDKPHLNANEVANFATQAVTAALTYSFTNYRADLTAVQKYFTQPAGWNSFIDALDKSGQLEMVKERRLNTTAVAQDAVILSQGPNARGVYQWVVQIPLRITYESASEVSGQDLLVTVTINRMETYQTPEAVAINRFIAARGGA, encoded by the coding sequence ATGAGCGAGCAATCCTACGGCGCACTCGAAACCGTCATGAAGCGCACACAGACGTATCGGACGGCTTTCCGGGTGATGTCGGTAATCAGCTGTGCGCTTCTGGTCACAACCGTCGTTTCGGTGGGCGCAGCGGCCTATCTTGCCACCCATAGGCCCGAGCCCCGCTACTTTGCGACAACAACCAACGGCCAAATCTTGCCATTGGTGGCTTTGGATAAACCGCACCTCAATGCAAACGAAGTCGCCAACTTCGCCACCCAGGCCGTGACCGCCGCGCTGACCTACTCGTTCACCAACTATCGCGCCGACCTCACAGCCGTGCAGAAGTATTTCACGCAGCCCGCCGGATGGAACTCGTTCATCGACGCTCTCGACAAGAGCGGTCAGCTCGAAATGGTGAAGGAGCGCAGGCTGAATACCACGGCGGTTGCTCAAGACGCAGTGATCCTTTCACAGGGGCCAAATGCTCGTGGCGTCTATCAGTGGGTCGTGCAGATTCCGCTCCGCATCACCTATGAATCCGCAAGTGAAGTATCGGGGCAGGATCTTCTTGTGACAGTTACCATCAATCGGATGGAAACCTATCAGACCCCTGAAGCCGTCGCGATCAACCGCTTTATCGCAGCGCGTGGAGGCGCCTAA
- a CDS encoding DotA/TraY family protein, giving the protein MRRFFKGLPLAFIFTSSGAFAQEIDVVDILSGGGDERTNTYLNMIFGPLFPGPNDKTLISVLISDFNILFFALGAILLTYNIIIGTMESAHHGEVLGRRHSSLWAPIRTLVAAALLIPIPATGYNGVQHAAAYLVQFGTGTASYFWQKSVDLVFNDHMPIVGTDMSQKDGQFIQAVWRMEMCRAVYNAEAAKGGGDIAGITKNWRTTASGSLALSYDMPNYRGACGTITLPSETKGFQRIAASSNKTYADYAKAMRDAVTQVTNNYAPTADSVALAVSQRQPLPDYRGLADDLAEWRELHANILKDYIATVKLQKDVQSAASETETININGIGDKEQNIDLSASLKDGGWLQAGYYYQLISRFTADASAVAGGIPQTTPGGAIGATANPKGRVGESIASQYDDANWYLFGSAQGDATKFLESFAGTYNGVVEWWNESVARSDVRAFTNERAAFADSTADMTSYMVSAGNLYEAFDFLNPAANDGDPMVGLIAVGNQLAFYSGVIMISLAVLAAVPFLGQSVIAFAGFLGWVLSGISVAGYFMAFVLPMIPTVIWVIGVTAFFLLVVEMIFAAPLWAIAHLSMEGEGLGGRQARRGYVMLLALTATPVLMLFGLLVGMIIFRIGGTLLNGGFYYAITAAQALSGDSYTQITWFIGILAIMVFMLFAYVVMLERSFALIAEFPGKVFRLIEPDAVSDLDTHAAMRANVAAGGTAGSMGSLTTSGGHSLNRRIAGNAAKNND; this is encoded by the coding sequence TTGCGGCGATTTTTCAAAGGTCTGCCCCTGGCCTTCATCTTTACCAGCTCCGGCGCGTTCGCACAGGAAATCGATGTCGTGGACATTCTGTCCGGCGGCGGCGACGAACGGACGAACACCTATCTGAACATGATTTTTGGTCCGCTTTTTCCCGGCCCGAACGACAAAACCCTGATCTCGGTGCTGATCTCGGACTTCAATATTCTGTTCTTCGCCCTCGGCGCGATCCTGCTGACCTACAACATTATTATCGGGACGATGGAATCGGCGCACCACGGCGAAGTCCTCGGCCGACGTCATTCATCCCTGTGGGCGCCGATCCGCACACTGGTCGCAGCAGCGCTGCTCATTCCCATACCTGCGACGGGGTACAATGGCGTGCAGCACGCAGCGGCCTATCTGGTGCAGTTTGGTACGGGCACGGCATCGTATTTCTGGCAGAAAAGTGTGGATCTCGTCTTCAACGACCACATGCCGATCGTTGGCACGGATATGTCCCAAAAGGACGGTCAGTTCATTCAGGCTGTTTGGCGCATGGAGATGTGCCGGGCTGTCTACAACGCTGAAGCTGCAAAGGGTGGTGGCGACATTGCCGGCATTACCAAAAACTGGCGTACAACGGCCAGCGGCAGCTTGGCGCTCTCCTATGACATGCCCAACTATCGGGGTGCGTGCGGCACGATCACGCTTCCCTCCGAAACCAAAGGTTTCCAGAGGATTGCTGCGTCATCGAACAAAACATATGCCGATTATGCAAAGGCCATGCGTGACGCGGTTACTCAGGTCACCAACAACTATGCGCCGACGGCGGATTCAGTCGCCCTGGCGGTTTCGCAAAGGCAGCCTTTACCCGATTATAGGGGCCTTGCAGATGACCTTGCGGAATGGCGCGAACTTCATGCCAACATCCTCAAGGACTATATCGCAACCGTTAAGTTGCAAAAGGACGTGCAATCCGCGGCATCCGAAACAGAAACGATCAACATCAACGGCATAGGCGACAAGGAGCAGAACATCGACCTCTCTGCCAGTCTGAAGGATGGCGGATGGCTGCAAGCCGGCTACTACTATCAGCTGATCAGCCGCTTTACCGCCGACGCATCGGCCGTCGCGGGAGGAATTCCGCAGACAACACCCGGCGGCGCGATCGGAGCGACGGCTAATCCGAAAGGTCGGGTCGGAGAGTCTATTGCCTCGCAGTATGACGACGCCAATTGGTATCTGTTCGGTTCAGCCCAGGGAGACGCCACAAAATTTCTTGAGAGTTTCGCCGGCACCTACAATGGTGTCGTCGAATGGTGGAACGAGAGCGTCGCCCGAAGCGATGTACGGGCCTTTACCAACGAGCGTGCAGCGTTTGCAGATTCAACGGCCGATATGACATCCTATATGGTGTCTGCCGGCAATCTGTACGAAGCCTTCGACTTTCTAAACCCGGCTGCCAATGACGGCGACCCTATGGTGGGCCTGATCGCCGTCGGTAATCAGCTGGCGTTCTATAGCGGCGTCATCATGATTTCGCTCGCGGTGCTGGCAGCGGTGCCTTTTCTTGGACAGTCCGTGATCGCGTTCGCCGGCTTTCTCGGCTGGGTCTTGAGCGGGATCTCAGTCGCCGGCTACTTCATGGCGTTTGTGCTACCGATGATCCCCACCGTGATTTGGGTCATCGGCGTGACGGCCTTCTTCCTGTTGGTTGTCGAGATGATTTTTGCCGCACCACTGTGGGCGATCGCTCACTTGTCGATGGAAGGCGAAGGTTTGGGCGGTCGGCAGGCCAGACGCGGATACGTCATGTTGCTGGCGCTGACGGCAACACCAGTGCTCATGCTCTTCGGGCTTCTCGTGGGCATGATCATCTTCCGGATTGGTGGAACGCTTCTCAACGGGGGCTTCTATTATGCCATCACTGCAGCGCAGGCTCTGTCTGGTGACAGCTACACCCAAATCACCTGGTTCATCGGCATTTTGGCCATCATGGTGTTCATGCTCTTCGCATATGTCGTCATGCTGGAACGTTCTTTTGCCTTGATCGCCGAATTCCCTGGCAAGGTGTTCCGATTGATCGAACCGGATGCTGTCAGCGATCTCGACACGCATGCAGCCATGCGGGCCAATGTTGCCGCTGGTGGAACAGCTGGCTCGATGGGTAGCCTGACAACTTCGGGAGGCCATTCTCTAAATAGACGCATCGCTGGCAACGCAGCGAAAAATAACGATTAA
- a CDS encoding CopG family ribbon-helix-helix protein: protein MPDTNSPVSVRLDVDTRGKLNALANRLNSTPHALIRQAVAGFIEDNHGGFSFDTKLEQRITDDTHIQKP, encoded by the coding sequence ATGCCTGACACCAACTCTCCCGTTTCTGTTCGGTTGGATGTCGATACGCGCGGCAAACTAAACGCACTGGCCAATCGTCTGAACAGCACACCACATGCGCTGATACGCCAAGCGGTTGCAGGGTTTATCGAAGACAATCACGGCGGTTTCAGCTTCGATACCAAACTAGAGCAGCGGATAACCGATGATACGCATATCCAGAAACCTTGA
- a CDS encoding L,D-transpeptidase, which yields MKFLAFRLFLVVVAAGLSACASTRDVPRPEKPKPVVYDARYDAVTDEPFIVPAVNMRQFDPEFRRRIVDDPTGEQPGTLVVDPEKRFLYLVMDDGKAMRYGVGVGRAGMDWSGTATVAYKREWPTWTPTQDMIRRDPETYQKWADGMDGGPMNPLGARALYLFEDGKDTLYRIHGTNEPWSIGKAMSSGCIRMMNQDVMDLYRRVPDGSKVVVLPTGEEKSVARNTTTQTRWRGLDSGA from the coding sequence ATGAAATTTCTCGCATTTCGGCTCTTTCTGGTGGTCGTGGCCGCAGGACTGTCAGCCTGCGCATCGACTAGGGATGTGCCTCGACCCGAAAAGCCGAAGCCAGTGGTGTACGATGCCCGCTATGACGCCGTCACCGATGAACCGTTCATTGTGCCGGCTGTCAATATGAGACAATTCGACCCTGAATTCCGGCGCAGGATCGTTGATGATCCGACCGGCGAGCAGCCGGGAACGCTGGTCGTCGATCCGGAAAAACGGTTCCTCTATCTCGTTATGGATGACGGCAAGGCCATGCGCTACGGAGTGGGCGTTGGTCGTGCAGGCATGGATTGGTCCGGTACGGCCACCGTTGCTTACAAACGCGAATGGCCGACATGGACACCCACGCAGGACATGATCAGACGAGATCCCGAAACCTATCAGAAATGGGCAGATGGAATGGATGGAGGGCCGATGAATCCGCTCGGTGCCCGGGCGCTCTATCTGTTCGAGGATGGCAAGGATACGCTGTACCGAATCCACGGCACCAACGAACCATGGTCAATCGGCAAGGCCATGTCTTCGGGCTGCATTCGAATGATGAACCAAGACGTCATGGATCTTTATCGCCGTGTGCCTGACGGATCAAAGGTCGTCGTGCTGCCTACCGGAGAGGAAAAATCCGTCGCGCGGAACACTACAACCCAGACCCGCTGGAGAGGGCTCGATAGCGGAGCCTAA